In Ctenopharyngodon idella isolate HZGC_01 chromosome 20, HZGC01, whole genome shotgun sequence, the following proteins share a genomic window:
- the LOC127502354 gene encoding MADF and BESS domain-containing protein, with protein MLTTMEERLIAAVSDYPELYNSTINSYKDAARKAKAWRAVSLQVEIPEEDCRRRWKSLRDMFIKDKRAEQRRRASGTSHRSWKYSWQMSFLTPFIQSRSLAADEPEEDRDEEDKEEERTADGNSSFGVQDFEGDHGMLDASSHYSASGSQGPGRKRKWQMEANEDLEDEMFLFSLLPYLRRLPYAKKSAVKLKIHQLLYEAEFK; from the exons ATGCTAACAACAATGGAGGAGAGGTTAATAGCAGCGGTGTCCGACTATCCCGAGTTATACAATTCTACAATAAATTCATATAAAGACGCTGCTAGAAAAGCCAAAGCATGGAGAGCCGTGAGTCTACAAGTTGAAATACCAG AAGAGGACTGTCGCAGGAGATGGAAGAGCTTACGGGACATGTTCATTAAAGACAAACGCGCAGAGCAGCGCAGGCGAGCGTCAGGAACGTCCCATCGCAGCTGGAAGTACAGTTGGCAGATGTCGTTTCTCACGCCTTTCATTCAGTCCAGATCGCTGGCCGCAGACGAGCCCGAGGAAGACCGAGATGAGGAGGACAAGGAAGAGGAGAGGACAGCGGACGGAAACTCATCGTTTGGCGTCCAGGACTTTGAGGGGGATCATGGGATGTTGGACGCATCCTCGCACTACTCTGCGTCGGGCTCGCAGGGACCGGGCCGCAagagaaaatggcagatggaggCCAATGAGGACTTGGAGGACGAGATGTTCTTGTTTAGTTTACTGCCGTATCTGAGACGGCTGCCTTACGCTAAGAAGAGCGCAGTCAAGTTAAAAATCCACCAGCTGTTGTATGAGGCAGAGTTTAAGTGA
- the LOC127502355 gene encoding protein FAM177B: MHAVEPTGDVKPRQVIHFSSGEILTEDDSEEEEEQHQLHQAPSASDQRNWTWRDYSRFWGTQILRTSLRFCDFLGEKMAGLLGLNAAKYQYAVDQYHRDHKNETEGEVLSSSTSVNEERIDLSKIVSKQYGATNVQDPTEQQTLKETLQYKGEQNEGYNSNE; encoded by the exons ATGCATGCAGTC GAGCCGACGGGAGACGTCAAACCCCGACAGGTGATTCATTTCTCTAGTGGAGAGATTCTGACAGAGGATGAcagtgaggaagaggaggaacaACATCAGCTTCATCAAGCGCCCAGTGCTTCTGACCAG AGAAACTGGACATGGAGGGATTATTCTCGGTTTTGGGGAACACAGATTTTAAGAACATCTTTGAGAT TTTGTGATTTTCTTGGAGAGAAAATGGCTGGTTTACTGGGACTGAATGCTGCCAAATATCAGTATGCTGTTGACCAGTATCACAGAGATCATAAG AATGAAACGGAAGGAGAGGTTTTGTCTTCAAGCACCAGCGTGAATGAGGAGAGAATTGATCTGTCAAAAATAGTGAGCAAACAGTATGGAGCCACAAATGTACAGGACCCGACAGAGCAACAAACCCTGAAAGAAACACTACAATATAAAGGAGAGCAGAATGAAGGATACAATTCTAATGAATAA
- the brox gene encoding BRO1 domain-containing protein BROX has protein sequence MTHWFHRNPLKSTAPVSFNLYGVASSPAANKICNDLRTTRARLLDMFTDATCTPEIMKKSSDEYFALLQGFILPLDGTTQENKLRFIQNFRWTDTLQGNIPSAQQDAVFELVSMAFNVAIWYTKFASRLAGKENITEDEAKDVHKSLKTAAGIFKTLKETHIPRLITPAEKGRDLEPRVIDTYIVQSQAEAQEVTIARAIELKHNASLIAALAFETANFYQKADHTLNTLDPECSSKWKKYLQLKQHFYMAYAHCYHGQTLLAGDKCGEAIRSLQEAEKCYSRAEALCKEYRQMKGPGSTAKPSEQLFFKKLGSFIKNTLEKCQRENGFIYFHKVPAEAPALELKASYGLAEPTPFELPALSAQCTPEVYATFDLTRGPKDDKAKAKHDEEIKPVKEPDLKPQKDTGCVVS, from the exons ATGACTCACTGGTTCCACCGAAACCCTCTGAAATCCACAGCGCCCGTGTCCTTCAACCTGTACGGGGTGGCGTCCAGCCCCGCAGCCAATAAGATCTGCAA TGACCTGAGAACGACGCGGGCCAGACTGCTGGACATGTTCACAGATGCCACGTGTACACCAGAGATAATGAAGAAATCCAGTGATGAATATTTCGCTCTTTTACAGG GATTCATTTTGCCGCTGGATGGTACCACACAAGAGAACAAGCTCCGGTTCATCCAGAACTTCAGATGGACCGACACTTTACAGGGAAACATCCCAAG CGCGCAGCAGGATGCGGTTTTTGAGCTGGTGTCTATGGCGTTTAATGTCGCCATCTGGTACACCAAGTTTGCCTCACGATTGGCTGGAAAGGAGAA catCACAGAGGATGAGGCCAAAGACGTTCACAAGAGTTTGAAAACCGCCGCTGGAATATTTAAAACCCTCAAG GAGACTCATATTCCTCGGCTCATCACTCCAGCAGAGAAGGGCCGAGACCTGGAGCCCCGAGTCATCGACACCTACATTGTGCAGAGTCAGGCCGAGGCTCAGGAGG tgACCATTGCCAGAGCCATCGAGCTGAAGCACAACGCCTCCCTCATCGCAGCGCTGGCATTCGAGACCGCAAACTTCTACCAAAAGGCCG ATCACACTCTGAACACTTTGGATCCAGAATGCAGCAGTAAATGGAAGAAATACCTGCAGCTGAAGCAGCACTTCTACATGGCTTAT GCGCACTGCTATCATGGACAGACTCTTCTTGCGGGTGATAAATGTGGAGAGGCCATCAGATCCCTGCAGGAGGCTGAGAAAT GTTACTCGCGCGCTGAAGCCTTGTGTAAAGAGTACCGTCAGATGAAGGGTCCCGGCAGCACCGCCAAACCCTCGGAGCAGCTCTTCTTTAAGAAACTGGGCTCGTTCATCAAAAACACCCTGGAGAAATGCCAGAGAGAGAACGGCTTCAT TTACTTTCATAAGGTTCCTGCTGAAGCTCCTGCTCTGGAGTTGAAGGCCAGTTATGGATTGGCAGAACCGACTCCATTCGAGCTCCCGGCTCTCAGCGCTCAGTGCACACCTGAAGTCTACGCCACCTTTGACCTTACCAGAGGACCGAAAGATGACAAG GCAAAAGCGAAGCATGATGAGGAGATCAAGCCAGTGAAGGAGCCGGATCTGAAGCCGCAGAAAGACACGGGCTGCGTCGTCTCTTAA